The DNA sequence acaaaagatgtgtaagaagtaaaaaaatgatgtgtggatagcacacccctaccTTTATAGTCCCTAAAACCGTCTTTCAGTTTCATAATTGTAGATGACCAATTTCTCGTTTGtgaagtgtttttaaataacTGAAACTGTTTGTagaaaatgttttaaaacaaaTCCTTGGTAAAAATACAATTTAATCTTAAAAAAATACTTGAATTACTTCTTACAAAAAATACATAACTGGTACTTGCCAAAATGATTTcttctaaaaacactttcaattatTTGAAAGTATTTTCCAAACGAGTATAAAAGATTTTCAATTTGATTGGTGTTtgacaaatacaaaaaaattcgGTGTTTTCTATTTAATAATACGtaagttttgttcttatttGAATATACATGCATATTAAAATCTGGGCAGTTGCGCCTGCTTAGCCACAGAATCCCAGTACGGCTGGGATCACACAGAGAAAAGGAACCGACGGACGAACAAGCCCACATGTTTCCAAGACGCAGAGACGTGAGCCATGACGACATACGGACTCCGACCTACACCACACCAAATCTCTccctccctgtctctctctcataAATCCACAACTTCTTGACTCGCAGTTGCAAATTTTGCAACCATTTCTTTCGTTTATTCGAGGAAAAAAAGGGACTAAAAGCTCAGccattctctctcctctctttctctgtctAAACCCACGCTTTGTCAGTCTCTAATGCACCATAAACTCGGAGCCCATCACCAGCCGAGTGCAAAGActccatctttttctttcaagaaaattagaagaactaaaaaataaacaaattcaagaaattAAATTCTGGGTTTTGCAAAAAGGACATTGAAGATTTCGGGTTTCTTGGGTTTCCTGGTTAGTCCAAAACcccttaatttttaattattatttttcattgcaatttttattatattattatatgtaaAGTTGTTTGATTGGTCTTGAATTGCTTTGCTTCATCTGTTTTTCTTCCACCAAATATTTTAACTTTACGTCGCTGTTAAACACAAGGCAAATACGTGATTGTTGTCGTATTATTTTAACGTGTCGTCGCATGTCGAATTTACCTCAACAATTTGCACATCTTCCCTTCGTAGTTTCAAATATGCACACTGTTTGATTGAATTTCCGGACATTCTTTCTAACTTGGACAGCTGAGTGACAAATTGGGTTGTTTTTATAGGACCTATTGCTTTGGTGTTTTGCTTTCTGTGAAGTAATGGCctaagaggaggaggaggacatcCTGTTCTCGGGCCATTCGAGTGGTTAAGAGCGTTTACTCTTGCACCCGAAACCCAAGATCCTGAGTTTGAACCCATTTTTCCAGTATCGCTTGtatcaaagcaaaacaaaaaggtATATGCCCTTTAATTCTTTGGACTAAGTTGATGTTAAGAATCTTCaagtttgcattttttttttcaatatttcccccaagattttgttaatttgtgtttcTGGGGTTATCTGATTGTTTCTTGTTGTATGTTCTTGCATTGTGTAACTGCAGAGTTAATTAAAGCATGATGGAGGATTTGTGGAATGCGTTTTGTGGGGAATCCGGTCTTTCGGATGAAGCTGGAAGGGCATTCACTTTAACTCTTCAGTCTGTGTTTCATCCTTCTTCATGCATCAATCATGTGTCGATAATTGGGTTTGACATTTTGCTTCTAGCAATGCTCTTGTTCATCATGTTTCAAAAGTCCTCGTCGAAATCACTTCACATTCCAGCCCGATATCAAGGCTTTTCGGGTTTGCAGATAGCCTCTGCGGTTGTCAATGGCTGCCTTGGAATCGTGTACTTGGGGTTGGGAGTCTGGATTCTGGAAGAGAGCCTGAGGATTACTGGTACTGCTTTGCCTTTGAATTGGTGGCTACTTTCGTTGTTTCAAGGGTTCACATGGTTGGTAGTTGGTTTAACTGTAAGCATCCGCGGAAGAAAGCTTCCAAGGAAGCCGTCAAGATTGTTGTCTATCcttgcattcttgttttctggAGTCGTCTGCGCTGCATCGCTCTTTGCTGCCATTTTCAGAAAAGAATTGTCAGTAAAGACTGTATTAGATATATTGTCTTTCCCAGGAGCAACATTGTTGTTGTTATGTGTGTATAAGGGGAGTAAATATGGAGATGGTGACGAGAGCATCACCGCAACTGGCCTTTATACGCCTCTGAATGGTGAGCCCAACGGGGGCATCTGTAAAAGTGATCATGTTACGCCGTTTAGCAAAGCTGGATTTTTCAATAAGGCCACAATCTGGTGGCTGAACTCACTGATGAAAAAGGGTAGGGAGAAAACGCTAGAGGAAGAAGATATACCCAAGCTGCGTGAGGAAGATCGAGCAGAAAGTTGCTATTTGCAGTACTTGGAGCAGTTGAACAAACAGAAACAAATCGAATCTTCTTCTCAACCTTCAGTACTAAGAACAATAGTCATGTGCCACTGGAAAGACATTTTACTGTCTGGCTTCTTTGCTTTGCTAAAGGTACTCACCGTCTCTGCTTGTCCACTGGTTCTTAACTCCTTCATATTGGTTGCCGAGGGAAAAGGAAGCTTCAAATACGAAGGTTATGCGTTAGCCGCAGCACTTTTCCTTTCAAAGATCACGGAATCCATTTCACAACGGCAGTGGTACTTACGATCCAGGCTTATTGGTGTGAAAATCAAGTCTTTACTCACATCGGCCATTTACAAGAAGCAATTGAGATTATCGAATGCTGCTAAGTTGACACACTCAGGCGGGGAGATAATGAATTATGTTACAGTGGATGCTTATAGGATCGGAGAGTTCCCATATTGGTTCCACCAAACTTGGACGACTAGCCTCCAGCTCTGTCTTGCGTTGGTGATTCTTTTCCGTGCAGTTGGCCTGGCTACAATTGCAGCGTTGGTGGTGATAGTTTTGACAGTGATTTGCAATGCTCCACTTGCCAAGTTACAACATAAGTTTCAGTCTAAGCTTATGGTGGCACAAGACGAAAGACTGAAGGCTAGTTCCGAGGCTCTTGTGAACATGAAGGTGTTGAAGTTATATGCATGGGAAACTCATTTCAAGAAAGCGATAGAGAGGTTAAGGAAGGAGGAGCACAAATGGTTATCTGCAGTGCAGTATAGAAAAGCATATAATACCTATCTCTTTTGGTCGTCCCCTGTTTTGGTGTCCGCTGCAACCTTTGGGGCATGTTATTTTCTCAAGGTTCCGTTGCATGCAAACAATGTTTTTACATTCGTAGCAACTTTACGCCTTGTTCAGGATCCCATTAGATTGATTCCTGAGGTTATTGGGGTTGTCATTCAAGCGAAGGTTGCATTTGAACGTGTTGTGAAATTCCTTGAGGCACCAGAACTGCAGACTTCAAATGTCCAGAAGAGGAACATGGAGAATGTATCCCACTCCATTGTCATTAAGTCGGCTGATTTTTCATGGGTGGAGAATATTTCGAAGCCCACTCTGAGAAACATAAACTTAGAGGTTAGTCCTGGTGAAAAGGTTGCTATATGTGGAGAAGTCGGCTCAGGCAAATCAAGCCTTTTAGCTGCAATTCTTGGGGAAATTCCAAATGTTCGAGGAAATGTAAGTTGCCGCTTTACTTTCCCTGGATAGCTAACAATTACGATTCAATATTGTGCAGAGACTCTCAACAGATATCACTTTTCACCTTATGTAAGTATCATCTTTAATTTCTCTTCTTGACTTTCAGATTCAAGTTTTTGGGAAGACTGCATATGTTTCTCAAACAGCATGGATTCAGACAGGGACGAtccaagaaaatattttgtttgGTTCTCTTATGGATACTGAAAGATACCGAGAAACACTGGAGAGGTGTTCACTCGTAAAGGACCTTGAGCTGCTTCCCTATGGCGACCTTACTGAAATAGGGGAGAGAGGGGTCAATCTGAGCGGTGGTCAGAAGCAGCGAATCCAACTTGCCCGTGCTCTCTATCAGAATGCTGATATATATCTCTTGGATGATCCATTCAGTGCTGTTGATGCACATACTGCTACAAACTTATTCAATGTAAGTACTCTATCCTAACATTGGCAGTGCCTTGTTGATTATCGTCTGGCTTTTAGTGCTAACTTGTACATTGGCAGGAATATGTTATGGAAGCACTTTCAGGGAAGACGGTTTTACTTGTGACCCATCAAGTTGATTTCCTGCCTGCATTTGATTCTGTTTTGGTTAGTCTACTTTTAACTCTAGGCTATTCGGATTTTTATTCATCGCTATTTTCATAGCAGAAGCGGTTTTTCCAAGAATAACTtctaattaacttttttttcagTTGATGTTAGATGGGGAAATCCTACAAGCAGCTCCTTATCACCATCTATTGGCCTCAAGCCAAGAATTTCAGGATCTTGTGAATGCACACAAAGAAACTGCTGGTTCTGAAAGGCTTGCAGATGCCACTGCGGCCCAAACTGGAATATCGTCCAGAGAGATTAAGAAGACATATGTAGAAAAGCAACTCAAACCAGAAAGAGGTGACCAATTGATTAAacgagaagagagagaaacaggAGAACTAGGTGTGAAGCCGTTCATACTGTATTTGAAGCAGAAGAATGGATTCTTGTACTTCTCAGTGGCGGTTCTTTTACACTTAATTTTCGTTATGAGTCAGATAGGGCAGAACTCTTGGATGGCTGCTAACGTTGACAATCCCAATGTTAGCACATTGCGATTGATTGTGGTTTACTTGTTGATTGGATTTTGCgcaacatttgttttactgttCAGATCTATTTTAACAGTTATTTTGGGTCTTGAGGCATCTCAGTCTTTGTTCTCACAGCTACTGAGTTCCCTTTTCCGTGCACCCATGTCTTTTTATGACTCAACACCTCTGGGAAGGATACTTAGTCGGGTATGCATTTCAAACAGAAAGTGTGCTTATAGATTAGTAAGCATTCAACGAACTAACATCTTTTTGcgttgcttttttttctttttttttggtaggtTTCATCTGATCTGAGCATTGTAGATCTTGATATTCCGTTCAACCTAATCTTTGCGTGTGGGGCTACTATGAACGCTTATTCCAATCTAGGAGTACTGGCTGTTGTTACCTGGCAAGTCCTGTTTGTCTCCATACCGATGATCTATGTGGCAATTTCCCTACAGGTAATGCCGTACCAAGTTCTTTTATTCCTTATACTAGGAAGAATCTGTATTCGTTCAACTGGCTGCATGATTCTATCAAAGTGTTATGTGTTATGATGTTTCTCTCTATTAGAAATTGAGGAAAAATCGGAACTTGAAACTGAAATAGCAAAGTAATTTACTTCTTCCGAAATAACATCTGTGGATATGCCATTTCTTGTTTTCAGAAATACTACTTTTCGACTGGAAAAGAGTTGATGCGAATCAATGGCACAACTAAGTCCCTTGTAGCGAACCATGTAGCAGAGTCGGTGTCAGGAGCGATTACAATAAGAGCTTTCCATGAAGAAGAGCGGTTCTTGGAGAAGAACTTTGATCTCATTGACACAAATGCTAGTCCTTATTTCCACAGTTTTGCAGCGAATGAATGGTTGATCCTACGGCTAGAATTTATAAGCGCAACCGTTCTTTCTTCTGCAGCACTCTgtatgactttgcttcctcctGGAACTTTCAGCGCTGGTAAGTTTTCCGAACTTTGATAAAAGGGAAAAGAATCCTGACATTCTCAGTGTTGCAATCTTCTGAGTAATTTTGACAGCTCTTATATATGTAGTATGACTTCAAACTATCAACACTTATAGCAATTACCGTGTCACTGCAGGATTCATCGGAATGGCACTTTCTTATGGTCTTTCATTGAACGTTTCCTTGATGTTTTCAATTCAGAACCAGTGCAGCATCGCAAATTACATTATTTCTGTTGAAAGACTAAATCAGTACACGAATATACCGAGTGAAGCCCCTGAAGTAGTAGAAGGAAACCGTCCTCCAACCAATTGGCCCACTGTAGGTAAAGTGGAGATACAAAATTTGCAGGTAAATATTGGTTGATTTAGTGCTAGAACTAGTCAAGGTTTACCTCAAAGAAGCTTACTGAGAATTTTCATATCATAACAGATCAGATATAGGCCCGATACACCACTCGTTCTTCGTGGGATCAGTTGCATTTTTGAAGGAGGACACAAGATTGGTATTGTTGGTCGTACAGGCAGTGGAAAGTCTACTCTCATAGGTGCTCTATTTCGTTTAGTAGAGCCAGCGGGAGGGAAGATTATAGTTGATGGCATTGACATCTCTACAATCGGATTGCATGATCTAAGGTCGCGTTTTGGAATAATACCTCAAGATCCTACCCTTTTCAACGGAACTGTGAGATACAACTTGGATCCCTTGTCTCAACATTCAGATGACGAAATATGGGAGGTATACTGTCGAGTTATATAATGCTTGTTTGCTGTAGTATTCCTTTTTGACTGTTTAATTCAGTATGGTTGAAATTTTGAACTAAGCAACTGACTGACTTATTTGTACGTACTGAAGGTTCTTGGGAAGTGTCAGCTTCGAGAGCCTGTTCAGGAGAAGGAAAGCGGCTTAGACTCCTTAGGTAAGATTTTTGGTGTATCAGTATGGTGGAGAGcgttttgttttgtgaaattgtGATCAGCGGTATTAACTGGTGCCCTGTTACTCAGTTGTGGAAGATGGATCAAACTGGAGCATGGGACAAAGGCAATTGTTCTGTTTGGGGCGTGCCCTTTTGAGAAGAAGTCGGGTACTGGTGCTTGATGAAGCAACCGCATCAATTGATAATGCCACTGATACGATTCTTCAGAAAACTATCCGAACTGAATTTGCAGACTGCACTGTGATCACGGTAGCTCACAGGATACCGACTGTGATGGATTGTTCAATGGTTCTTGCCATCAGTGACGGTGagtttcactctctctctctctctttcaaaaTGCTTCTCGTGATCTCATCCAAGTATACAACATAT is a window from the Pyrus communis chromosome 16, drPyrComm1.1, whole genome shotgun sequence genome containing:
- the LOC137720773 gene encoding ABC transporter C family member 10, translating into MMEDLWNAFCGESGLSDEAGRAFTLTLQSVFHPSSCINHVSIIGFDILLLAMLLFIMFQKSSSKSLHIPARYQGFSGLQIASAVVNGCLGIVYLGLGVWILEESLRITGTALPLNWWLLSLFQGFTWLVVGLTVSIRGRKLPRKPSRLLSILAFLFSGVVCAASLFAAIFRKELSVKTVLDILSFPGATLLLLCVYKGSKYGDGDESITATGLYTPLNGEPNGGICKSDHVTPFSKAGFFNKATIWWLNSLMKKGREKTLEEEDIPKLREEDRAESCYLQYLEQLNKQKQIESSSQPSVLRTIVMCHWKDILLSGFFALLKVLTVSACPLVLNSFILVAEGKGSFKYEGYALAAALFLSKITESISQRQWYLRSRLIGVKIKSLLTSAIYKKQLRLSNAAKLTHSGGEIMNYVTVDAYRIGEFPYWFHQTWTTSLQLCLALVILFRAVGLATIAALVVIVLTVICNAPLAKLQHKFQSKLMVAQDERLKASSEALVNMKVLKLYAWETHFKKAIERLRKEEHKWLSAVQYRKAYNTYLFWSSPVLVSAATFGACYFLKVPLHANNVFTFVATLRLVQDPIRLIPEVIGVVIQAKVAFERVVKFLEAPELQTSNVQKRNMENVSHSIVIKSADFSWVENISKPTLRNINLEVSPGEKVAICGEVGSGKSSLLAAILGEIPNVRGNIQVFGKTAYVSQTAWIQTGTIQENILFGSLMDTERYRETLERCSLVKDLELLPYGDLTEIGERGVNLSGGQKQRIQLARALYQNADIYLLDDPFSAVDAHTATNLFNEYVMEALSGKTVLLVTHQVDFLPAFDSVLLMLDGEILQAAPYHHLLASSQEFQDLVNAHKETAGSERLADATAAQTGISSREIKKTYVEKQLKPERGDQLIKREERETGELGVKPFILYLKQKNGFLYFSVAVLLHLIFVMSQIGQNSWMAANVDNPNVSTLRLIVVYLLIGFCATFVLLFRSILTVILGLEASQSLFSQLLSSLFRAPMSFYDSTPLGRILSRVSSDLSIVDLDIPFNLIFACGATMNAYSNLGVLAVVTWQVLFVSIPMIYVAISLQKYYFSTGKELMRINGTTKSLVANHVAESVSGAITIRAFHEEERFLEKNFDLIDTNASPYFHSFAANEWLILRLEFISATVLSSAALCMTLLPPGTFSAGFIGMALSYGLSLNVSLMFSIQNQCSIANYIISVERLNQYTNIPSEAPEVVEGNRPPTNWPTVGKVEIQNLQIRYRPDTPLVLRGISCIFEGGHKIGIVGRTGSGKSTLIGALFRLVEPAGGKIIVDGIDISTIGLHDLRSRFGIIPQDPTLFNGTVRYNLDPLSQHSDDEIWEVLGKCQLREPVQEKESGLDSLVVEDGSNWSMGQRQLFCLGRALLRRSRVLVLDEATASIDNATDTILQKTIRTEFADCTVITVAHRIPTVMDCSMVLAISDGQIVEYDEPMNLMRREGSLFGQLVKEYWSHLQSAESH